The Ensifer adhaerens genome contains the following window.
ATGCCAGAGATATGAGTACCGGAAAACCCAGCCGACCTTAGGCTCAGTCGGCAGCATTGGTGCCGGTCAGTCGTTCGACGTTGAGATGATCGAACCCTGGCTCCATGGTCGAAGCCTCGATCGCGGCAAGTTCGTCGTCACTTATCGCAACCGTCAGATCGACCCGACGGTCCCGCTTTGCGAGACGGATGTAATCCTCATAGGCCATGAGCACTGTCCGCGGGCGACCATTCTTGGTGATGATAACGGGTTCGCGCACCGCAGCATCCTGATATGCTCCAAAATTCTTCGAAACTGCCGCAGCCGTCACTGTCGATGTCATGGCAGAACTCCTTTGTTCCGGAATATACGGGTTTTCCAGATTTTCGCAATTTCTTTTGCGACAACTAAGGCGAATGCGCCTCGATCTGGAATCAGCATATCAAGTAACAGTTTCTATTGGCGCGGCCCCCCGTGTTCTCCGCCCGACAGGCCTAGGCGCCGAAAGAAGAGCCAGTGAAAAAAGACGACCATCAGAATCGTTATCACAGAGGCGAATAGCACATCTGACAGAAAGTGCCCGCCGAACGCCATCCGGAGCAGGCTTGTGACTAACCCGAAGCCAAGAGCCCCTGATATCGCGGCGACACGATAGGGAGGCGGAGCAAGACTTGCAGGAGCGACCAGCCAGAAGGCGGCCGAGGCCTCACCGGACGGAAATGAACAGTTTCGCGGGCAAGTGCCATCCCATTGGTAATACTCGCGGAAAACACGCGTCCCTCCAAACTGGGTTACCTGTACGGGACGGGGACGATGCAGGTGGTCTTTCATGCCAAGGTTGACCACCACCCCCGAGCTCAGGGAAAACGACGCAATGAGGAATATCAGGGATAGTAACGACGGAGCCCTGCAAATCGGTCGGCCGATACGGTTTGCCACGTAGGCGATAACCATTCCGCCCAGAACAACGAAGGGAGCGGCCGCGGCGATTTCGCGCGCCAGAAATCCGGCCGTGCTATCCGCGACAAAGAAGCGGCTATTGCCATCCACGAACAGCCTTGCAATTCCCAAATCCAGATTGGGCAGCAGATAGAACACGAGTGCTACCAGCAAACCCATTGCGACCGTCAAGACGCTTATCGAGCGGTGTGGTCGGGTTTCAAAATCAATCCAGTTCATGGTTTTCCATATGTCTTGTTCGGGTCGAGTTGGTGCCGGCCGTTTCAGCTCAGGTGCAAGACGGTGCCGCCGATAGCCAGAAGGACAACAACTATCCACGGCTGGGTTTTCCACATGGTGAGAAGCAGGAATCCCGCCAAGGCCAGCACGAAATCCTTTTGCGACAGCACGGCGCTCGACCAAACCGGATTGTAGAGCGCCGCTCCCAGAATGCCGACAACGGCCGCGTTCGCGCCGCGCATGGCCGCCTGAGCCGTGGGGCGCAGGCGCAGTGCATCCCAATAGGGCAGCATCCCGTAGACCAAAAGAAGACCTGGCAGGAAAATCGCAACGAGTGCGACGGATGCGCCCGCGAGACCGTTCGGTGTCGGCCCCATGACTGCGCCGAGATAGGCGGCAAAGGTGAACAGCGGGCCGGGCACGGCCTGTGCCAGACCGTAGCCGGTCAGGAAGGCTTCGTTCGTCACCCAACCGGTTGTGACCACCTGCTCCTGAAGCAAGGGCAAGACGACATGGCCCCCACCGAAAACCAGCGCTCCAGAGCGGTAGAAGGCGTCAAACAGGGCAATCGCCTGATGGCTGGCCGCCATTAATACCAGCGGTGGCAGGACAAAAAGCGCCACAAAGAGGAAGAGGGCGACCGCGCCACCACGGCGCGAAACCGGAAAGCGTAGCTGGCCGGACGGTTTGACGACCTCGAACCGGCAGAGCCAAAGGCCCGCGACAGCTCCCAGCGCGATTGCGCCAATCTGACCGAATGAGCCACCGACAAAGACGACGATGACGATGGCCGCCAAGACTATACCGGCACGTTCCCTATCGGGTGTGAGGTTTTTTGCCATCCCCCAGATTGCCTGTGCCACGACCGCGACGGCGACCAGTTTCAGGCCATGCAGAATACCTTCGGCCGCAGTTCCCGCAAACGCAGCAGCGCCGAGCGCGAAGGCAATCAGGATTGCGGCAGAAGGCAAGGTGAAGGCCAGCCAAGCAGCCAGCCCCCCAAGCAAACCGTTCCCGCGAAGCACACCCAACGAGAAGCCCACCTGACTTGATGCGGGCCCTGGGAGGAACTGGCAGAGGGCAACGAGGTCGGCATATCCTTCTTCATCAATCCATCGGCGGCGCACGACCAGTTCGTCACGGAAATAGCCAAGATGGGCGATGGGGCCGCCAAAGGACGTCAGCCCGAGCTTGAGGAAGACGCGGAAGACCTCGAATACGGAGCCGCTGGTTTGCTGGCCGACCTGCGCCGGACTTTCATGTGCTGTCATCGGGACCTCGTGACTGGGTAATTGTTGTCAACGCACCAGGCGCTGTCGATTTGGGTCAGTGATGCTCTATCATCTCGCCTATCAGCTCGCGTACCTTGCCGCGCGCGATTTCCAGAGCCTCGCGGCCCAACGGCGTGGCTCGATAGATGTGCCGGACCGAACGCCCAGCGCGTTGGCTTTCGGAAACGAGATATCCCTTCTTTTCCATTGAGCGCAGCATCGGATAAAGCGTTCCGGCACTTAATTTGTAGCCATGGTGGGCTAGTTCCTCGATCATCCATTGGCCGTAGATTTCGCCCTCCACCGCGTGATGAAGGACGTGAAGCCGAATGAGGCCGCTGAGCAAATCTTGATGTTCCATGTAAACTCATTGTCCCTCGGTTTCTTATTATCGAATATCGCTATCGAAAAACGATAATAGATGATTTTGCTCCGTGTCAATGCCCTCAAAGGCGCAGAAAATGCCGTGTTTCCGCGACTTGGGATGCCTATCCTTCAGTCACAGCTTGACAAGCTCAATATATCCATTACTCTGGATGTATGGATGAGACGCAAACGATCGCGGCGCTTGCCGCACTTGCACAGCCGACACGTCTGCAGACGTTCCGGCTGCTGGTGGAACGGGAGCCTGACGGTGTTGCCGCCGGAGACCTGGCCCGCGCGGTCGGCGTCCCGCAAAACACGATGTCCGCTCATCTTACGATCCTGTCCAACGCAGGGCTGGTCGCGGGTGAGCGGCAAAGCCGCTCCATCATCTACCGCGCCAACCTCGAAGGGTTGCGCGGCACGATCCTCTACCTTCTGCAGGATTGCTGCGGCGGCAATGCCAGACTCTGCGCGCCGCTGATTGCCGATCTAACCCCCTGCTGCCCTCCCAAAGAGGCCGCCCTGACAACCAACTGACCTCACGAAAGATCACGCCATGACCAAGGTCTACAACGTGCTGTTCCTCTGCACGGGCAATTCCGCTCGTTCCATTCTCGCTGAATCCATCCTGAACAAGGAAGGCGGCGGCCGCTTCAGGGCCTACTCTGCTGGCAGCCATCCGAAAGGCGAAGTCCATCCGCTGGCGCTCGAAACGCTTGCTGCACTTGGATATCCGCATGAAGGTTTTCGTTCGAAAAGCTGGGACGAGTTCGCCGTCGAGGGCGCGCCTGCGTTCGATTTCATCTTCACGGTCTGCGACAATGCCGCCGGCGAGGTCTGCCCGGTCTGGATAGGACACCCGATGACGGCGCATTGGGGTGTCGAGGATCCGGCCGCCGTTGACGGTCCGGACTTTGAGAAACGGCGGGCCTTTTCCAATGCGGCCCGCTACCTCAAGAACCGCATCATGGCCTTCCTCAGCCTGCCGCTCGATTCCATCGACAAACTGGCGATGGAGGCCAAGCTGAAGCAGATCGGAGCCATGGAAGGCTCGACCTCCTCCGACGGTAAGGTGGCGTAATGTCTACGTTTGAACGCTATCTCACCCTCTGGGTCGGTCTGTGCATTGTCGTCGGCATCGGGCTCGGCCATGTCTTTCCGGCCTTCTTTCATGCCGTGGGCGCTCTGGAAGTGGCGAAGGTCAACATTCCGGTCGCCGTCCTCATATGGCTGATGATCATCCCGATGCTCCTGAAGATCGACTTCGCCGCGCTGACCGAGGTCGGCCGGCATTGGCGGGGCATCGGGGTCACTCTCTTCGTCAACTGGGCGGTGAAGCCCTTTTCCATGGCCTTGCTCGGCTGGCTGTTCATCGGCTGGCTGTTCAGGCCCTACCTGCCGGAAACGCAGATCGACAGCTATATCGCGGGCCTGATCATCCTCGCGGCCGCGCCCTGCACGGCCATGGTGTTCGTCTGGTCGAACCTGACCAAGGGAGAACCGCACTTCACCCTGTCGCAGGTCGCTCTCAACGACGCGATCATGGTGGTGGCCTTCGCCCCCATCGTGGCGCTGCTGCTCGGCCTGTCGGCGATCACGGTGCCATGGGACACGCTGGTCCTGTCGGTCGTGCTCTACATCGTCATTCCGGTGATCGTGTCGCAGGTTATCCGCCGTTCGCTCATCGTCAACGCCTCCACCTCCCGCCTTGATGCGCTTCTGGCACGGCTTCAGCCGCTGTCTCTGGTGGCGCTTCTCGCAACGCTGGTCATGCTGTTCGGCTTTCAGGGCGAGCAGATCATTGCCCAGCCCGCCGTCATTGCGCTGCTGGCCGTGCCGATCCTGATCCAGGTCTATTTCAACTCCGGCCTCGCCTACCTCCTGAACCGCCTCTCTGGCGAAGAGCATTGCGTCGCTGGCCCGTCCGCGCTCATCGGTGCCTCCAACTTTTTCGAGTTGGCTGTGGCGGCCGCGATCTCGCTGTTCGGCTTCAATTCAGGTGCGGCGCTCGCAACCGTCGTCGGGGTGCTGATCGAGGTGCCCGTCATGCTCTCCGTGGTCTGGATCGTGAACCGCTCGAAGGGCTGGTACGAAAGCGCCCCCGCCGTTGCCCGCAACACCACCCGCTCAAGGAACGCCTGACATGAACGTTACCATCTACCATAACCCGGCCTGCGGCACGTCGCGCAACACGTTGGCGCTCATCCGCCATGCGGGCATCGAGCCGACCGTCATTGACTACCTGACCAACCCGCCATCCGCTGACAGGCTGAAGGCGATGATTGCGGAAGCGGGTCTCAGCGTTCGCGAGGCCATCCGCGAGAAAGGCACCCCTTATGCCGAACTTGGCCTCGCCGACCCGTCTCTGACCGATGAGCAGTTGATTGAGGCGATGGTGAAGACCCCGATCCTCATCAACCGCCCGTTCGTCATCACACCCATGGGAACGCGGCTGTGTCGCCCGTCCGAAGTGGTTCTCGACATCCTGCCCGCCGATGCCTTCAAGAGCGCGTTCGTCAAGGAAGACGGCGAGGCCGTGCTCGATGCGGAGGGCAAGCGCGTTGGCTGACCAATACAACCTGGCCGCCGCCGACTTGCGCCATCTCCACGCGATCGACCTTCAGGCTCTGCGTCCTGCGTTCTCGACCCATCCGCCGCGCATCCTGATCCTCTACGGATCGGTGCGCGCCGTGTCCTATAGCCGCCTGCTCGCGCAGGAGGCGGGTCGGCTGCTGGAGCACTTCGGGGCCGAGGTGCGGTTCGTCGATCCGTCCGGCCTGCCGCTTCCGGACGATGCCCCCGTGAGCCATCCCAAGGTGCAGGAATTGCGCGCGCTGTCGGAATGGTCGGAGGGGCAAGTCTGGGTCAGTCCTGAACGCCACGGTGCGATAACAGGCATCATGAAGGCGCAGATCGACTGGATTCCGCTGTCCATCGGCGCGATCCGGCCGACACAGGGGAAAACCCTTGCGGTCATGCAGGTGTCCGGCGGCTCGCAATCCTTCAACGCGGTCAACACCCTGCGTTTGCTCGGACGCTGGATGCGGATGATCACCATCCCGAACCAGAGCTCGGTCGCCAAGGCCTATCAGGAATTCGACGAGAACGGGCGGATGAAGCCGTCTTCCTATTATGACCGGGTGGTCGATGTGTGCGAGGAACTCGTGAAGTTCACGTGGATGACGCGCGACAGTTCGGCATACCTCACCGATCGCTACAGCGAACGCAAGGAAGAAGCGGAGAAACTGGAAAAGCGCGTGAGCCTGAAGTCGATTTGAGCGCCTCAGCCTTGCGGACGGTCAATAGTGCTCCATCTCCAACACCGTAGCCGAGGAGCTCGAGTTGCGCGGCACGATATCTTTAGTCGATCTATCCAAAATAGATGTCATCGAGTTTACGGTTAAAGACATTTTCGAATTGAGCGGAACAATTCCCATCGGACCAACGTTTACTCACGTGAACGCGCAATTGCGGCTTGAAGCAGGGCCAGTTGTTCTCGAGCGAGCAAGGAGGTGGCCCGTGATACCGCATCGGGGATCTGTTCTCGTTGTCGAAGACGAAGTGCTCATTCGGCTTACAATTGTTGACGAGTTGCTGGAACAAGGGTTTGAAGTGTTTGAGGCCGGTAGCGCCGATGAAGCGATTGCCAAACTCGAGCGATACCAGCACATTCAACTTGTCTTCACTGATATAGACATGCCTGGATCTATGGACGGGCCTAAGCTCGCCAATTTTGTGCGAGGTCGGTGGCCTCCCATCAAGATTATCGTCACTTCAGGACGTTTCTTGCCCAGCTCTGACGCGCTTCCAACTGATGTAAAGTTTTTCGCGAAACCTTATGATTACGCGGCGCTGATATCCGAGTTCGACCGGCATCTTGGTGCCTAAATTGTCCCCATCTCGCCCGATGATCGGTTATCAGAAGACGGCCCTTTGCTACTTTTGTGCTTTTTGACACATCGCCGTTGACGAGCGCGCTCTACGGCTTTGCCTTGAAGCCGGCCTGCGGCCGTCTCCGCCGATACCGGTGACGATCGCTTGTCTGGACGCTTCGCTTGAACGGTGATCGCCGCCGGGCGATCTCGTCCCAACAGTGCAGCCGCTGCCCGCTTGCTGCTCATCTCTCCTTCTCCTGGCCGCTCTACGATGCTCTGCCGGCCTCTGCAATGGGCAAGCAGGCTTTGCCTGTCTGTCTGTGACAAAACCGGCTTTCAGCGCATCCGCGCCGAACCTTCCGGTTTTCTCACAGACAGACCCATGACCAGTCCGCCATAGCACCGGGGAGCGGGCGTCGCCCTCCCCCCTTCGTTCGGTTGGATGTGAGGGCACATCCACCGAAACGGTGGGTGAAGGCTTCGCCCATCGGCGGGGCTTGCTCTCAAGGACATTAGAAACCCTGGAGACCCTATCATGACCAACCAGAAGACCCAGTCCGACATCATCACTGTCCGTCTCGACAAGCTCGACCGCGACCCGAAGAATGTCCGCAAAACCTATCGCAGCGACAGTATCGAGACGCTGGCAGCGAATATTCGCGCAGACGGCTACCGCGTTCTGCAAAACCTCGTGGTGCGCAAGGCTGAGACGCGCGGACGCTACTATGTCATCGCAGGGGAGCGCCGTCGCCTCGCCCTCGAGTATCTGGCCGAGTTGGGTGAGATCGCCTTCGATTTTCCTGTCGATGTGAAATTGCGCGATGGCGTCGATGCCACCAGCATCAGCCTAGCCGAAAACCTCATGCGTGAAGAGATGCATCCGGCTGATCAGTATGAAGCATTCAAGGTGCTTGCTGACGAAGGCGTTTCTATTGCCGATATCGCTGCACGGTTTGGAACAACGGACACCATCGTCAGACGCAGGCTGGCGCTTGCCCGTGTCGCCCCCACCCTTCTCGACCTTTATCGAATTGAGGAAATGAGCTTCGAGCAACTGTCCGCCTTTACCATCAGCGACGACCACGAGGAACAGGTGCGTGTCTGGGAGAGCCTGCCTTCCTGGAACCGTTACGCGCATACCATCAAGGCCGCACTGCGCCGAGATGCAATCGCAGCGACTGACAAGCGCATCCGTTTGATCGGCGGCCTCGATGTCTATGAACAGGCCGGTGGCGAGGTGAAGCGCGACCTCTTCGATGAGCGCGCCCAGGGCTACGCGCTCGATCTTGCCCTCGTGGAACGCCTTGCATCTGAAAGGCTCGAAGCACTCGCCGCGGATCTGCGTACCGAAGGATGGCTATGGGTGGAAATCCGCCCGGAAATCGACTGGCAAGAGTTACGCAGCTACGGTCGCGTCTATCCCGCTCCGCTCGAGAAGACGGAAAACGAAGAGGCAGAGCTGGAGCGCCTGCAGGACGAGCACGACCAGCTTGAAGCTTTGATCGAAAGCGGTGAAGGCGACGAGAGCGCTGAGGCTCAGCTGACGGAAATCGTCAACCGCAGGAACCATCTGGCACGCGAAGTCTATGCATCTGACGATTTGGCCCGCGCGGGTGCAATCGTTTCAGTGGAGCATAACGGCGGGCCCAAAATCTATCGCGGCTATGTGCATCCCGGAGAGGCGCCGGCGCTAGATCGCTCAGGCCTCCTCGCGCAGAATGACGCTCATGCCCTGGCCGTTCCCGCCCCCACCCATTCCGCAACTCTGGTGGAAGACCTGACGGCGCAGCGCACGGCGGCGATGCGGCTCGAATTGGCCAACAATCATCACGTTGCACTTGCGAGCGTCGTTCATACCCTACTTCTCCAGACCGTGCTTTCGCATTCTCGCGATCACTCCTGCCTCGATATCGTGCTGACCAGCAAATCACTGGCAGCGCGCATGAAGGTCCCTCAAAACAGTCTCGGCCTTGCTGGGCTCGCGGAATTGTCCGAGCGTTTTGGCGACCAGGTCCCCGGCAATCCCGCCGACATTTTCCAATGGTGCCTTGAGCGTGATCAGCACGAACTGGTCGAACTACTGGCCTTTGCGGCAGCCCATGCGATTGACGCGGTAAAGGACAAGTATGATTTCCGCAAGAAGCAGCGCGCTCATGGCGATGCCTTGGCGCAGGCGCTCAACCTCGACATGACGATGTATTTCGAGGCGACGGCGGAGAGCTATTTCAATCACCTCACCCGCGATGGCATCGAAGTCGCGCTGACCGAAATCAGGGGGCCCGACTTTGCAAGCGGAATAGCCCGTATGAAGAAGGCGGAAGCGGCTGCTTATGCGGAGGCACAGACCAAGGGAACCGGATGGCTGCCCGCCCCGCTCCGTTCTGCAACGACGGCGCAGGATGACGGTGGCGATGCCGGGCTCGGCTCTGACGAAAATGAGAACGCCGGCTTCGATGATGCACCTGACATCATCGCTGATAACGCGGACCTCGGATCTTGATCGTAATAGGTAGCTTTTGTTTACATTACTGCATGATCGAATTGAAGCCGACGGTGACTGCTTTTACCATGTCTGCGTCAAAAAGCTCAGGCGTACCGCTCATCTCCGTCGGCGCGGATTCTGCAAAGACCGATATCGGAACAGTGTAAGTTGGACCTAATCGGCAACGATTAAATCGTGTTCGCGCGCCTTCGCAGCGCTTTTCATCGCTGCCTGCAGAACACCTGCGCTCTGATCTGCAATCTCATCCATCGACGCAAATGTTGCTAGGATGGCATCGTGGGGAGCCGGTCGGCCCAGAAGGTAACCCTGCATGGCGTCGCATCCTTCCTGGCGCAGGATGTCAAGCTGGCTACGGGTTTCCACGCCTTCGGCTAGAACCGGCACATCCATGCTCTTGCCGATGGCGAGCACGGCACGGATGATGGCGCGGGCTTGCGGGCTGTCCTCGATCTGGTTCATGAACGAGCGATCGAGCTTGATCTTGTTGAATGGGAAGGTTCTGAGCGTTTCCAGCGAAGAATAGCCGGTTCCGAAGTCGTCGAGCGCAATGGTGACGCCCAAGGCCTTGATCTGCGACAGAAGCGCGAGCGTGCGTTCGCGGTTGTCGATGATGGACGATTCCGTCAGTTCCAGTTCAAGCCGGTGCGGCGCAAGGCCGGTCTGCTCCAGGGTCTTGCGGACAAGGCCGGGAAGTTTCGGATCGTTGAGCTGGATGGGTGAAAGGTTTACCGCTATCCGCAGGTCGTTCGGCCAAGTGGAGGCCTGTTCGCAAGCCTTCTGCAGAACCCAGCGACCGATCTCCATGATCAGGCCGCTTTCT
Protein-coding sequences here:
- a CDS encoding prevent-host-death family protein; its protein translation is MTSTVTAAAVSKNFGAYQDAAVREPVIITKNGRPRTVLMAYEDYIRLAKRDRRVDLTVAISDDELAAIEASTMEPGFDHLNVERLTGTNAAD
- a CDS encoding Membrane-associated enzyme, PAP2 (acid phosphatase) superfamily — translated: MNWIDFETRPHRSISVLTVAMGLLVALVFYLLPNLDLGIARLFVDGNSRFFVADSTAGFLAREIAAAAPFVVLGGMVIAYVANRIGRPICRAPSLLSLIFLIASFSLSSGVVVNLGMKDHLHRPRPVQVTQFGGTRVFREYYQWDGTCPRNCSFPSGEASAAFWLVAPASLAPPPYRVAAISGALGFGLVTSLLRMAFGGHFLSDVLFASVITILMVVFFHWLFFRRLGLSGGEHGGPRQ
- a CDS encoding chromate transporter, producing MTAHESPAQVGQQTSGSVFEVFRVFLKLGLTSFGGPIAHLGYFRDELVVRRRWIDEEGYADLVALCQFLPGPASSQVGFSLGVLRGNGLLGGLAAWLAFTLPSAAILIAFALGAAAFAGTAAEGILHGLKLVAVAVVAQAIWGMAKNLTPDRERAGIVLAAIVIVVFVGGSFGQIGAIALGAVAGLWLCRFEVVKPSGQLRFPVSRRGGAVALFLFVALFVLPPLVLMAASHQAIALFDAFYRSGALVFGGGHVVLPLLQEQVVTTGWVTNEAFLTGYGLAQAVPGPLFTFAAYLGAVMGPTPNGLAGASVALVAIFLPGLLLVYGMLPYWDALRLRPTAQAAMRGANAAVVGILGAALYNPVWSSAVLSQKDFVLALAGFLLLTMWKTQPWIVVVLLAIGGTVLHLS
- a CDS encoding DNA-binding transcriptional regulator, PadR family, producing MEHQDLLSGLIRLHVLHHAVEGEIYGQWMIEELAHHGYKLSAGTLYPMLRSMEKKGYLVSESQRAGRSVRHIYRATPLGREALEIARGKVRELIGEMIEHH
- a CDS encoding DNA-binding transcriptional regulator, ArsR family, which encodes MDETQTIAALAALAQPTRLQTFRLLVEREPDGVAAGDLARAVGVPQNTMSAHLTILSNAGLVAGERQSRSIIYRANLEGLRGTILYLLQDCCGGNARLCAPLIADLTPCCPPKEAALTTN
- a CDS encoding Protein-tyrosine-phosphatase translates to MTKVYNVLFLCTGNSARSILAESILNKEGGGRFRAYSAGSHPKGEVHPLALETLAALGYPHEGFRSKSWDEFAVEGAPAFDFIFTVCDNAAGEVCPVWIGHPMTAHWGVEDPAAVDGPDFEKRRAFSNAARYLKNRIMAFLSLPLDSIDKLAMEAKLKQIGAMEGSTSSDGKVA
- a CDS encoding arsenite transporter, ACR3 family encodes the protein MSTFERYLTLWVGLCIVVGIGLGHVFPAFFHAVGALEVAKVNIPVAVLIWLMIIPMLLKIDFAALTEVGRHWRGIGVTLFVNWAVKPFSMALLGWLFIGWLFRPYLPETQIDSYIAGLIILAAAPCTAMVFVWSNLTKGEPHFTLSQVALNDAIMVVAFAPIVALLLGLSAITVPWDTLVLSVVLYIVIPVIVSQVIRRSLIVNASTSRLDALLARLQPLSLVALLATLVMLFGFQGEQIIAQPAVIALLAVPILIQVYFNSGLAYLLNRLSGEEHCVAGPSALIGASNFFELAVAAAISLFGFNSGAALATVVGVLIEVPVMLSVVWIVNRSKGWYESAPAVARNTTRSRNA
- a CDS encoding arsenate reductase → MNVTIYHNPACGTSRNTLALIRHAGIEPTVIDYLTNPPSADRLKAMIAEAGLSVREAIREKGTPYAELGLADPSLTDEQLIEAMVKTPILINRPFVITPMGTRLCRPSEVVLDILPADAFKSAFVKEDGEAVLDAEGKRVG
- a CDS encoding arsenical resistance protein ArsH, which translates into the protein MRRASALADQYNLAAADLRHLHAIDLQALRPAFSTHPPRILILYGSVRAVSYSRLLAQEAGRLLEHFGAEVRFVDPSGLPLPDDAPVSHPKVQELRALSEWSEGQVWVSPERHGAITGIMKAQIDWIPLSIGAIRPTQGKTLAVMQVSGGSQSFNAVNTLRLLGRWMRMITIPNQSSVAKAYQEFDENGRMKPSSYYDRVVDVCEELVKFTWMTRDSSAYLTDRYSERKEEAEKLEKRVSLKSI
- a CDS encoding Response regulator receiver domain-containing protein, which codes for MRGTISLVDLSKIDVIEFTVKDIFELSGTIPIGPTFTHVNAQLRLEAGPVVLERARRWPVIPHRGSVLVVEDEVLIRLTIVDELLEQGFEVFEAGSADEAIAKLERYQHIQLVFTDIDMPGSMDGPKLANFVRGRWPPIKIIVTSGRFLPSSDALPTDVKFFAKPYDYAALISEFDRHLGA
- a CDS encoding chromosome partitioning protein, ParB family yields the protein MTNQKTQSDIITVRLDKLDRDPKNVRKTYRSDSIETLAANIRADGYRVLQNLVVRKAETRGRYYVIAGERRRLALEYLAELGEIAFDFPVDVKLRDGVDATSISLAENLMREEMHPADQYEAFKVLADEGVSIADIAARFGTTDTIVRRRLALARVAPTLLDLYRIEEMSFEQLSAFTISDDHEEQVRVWESLPSWNRYAHTIKAALRRDAIAATDKRIRLIGGLDVYEQAGGEVKRDLFDERAQGYALDLALVERLASERLEALAADLRTEGWLWVEIRPEIDWQELRSYGRVYPAPLEKTENEEAELERLQDEHDQLEALIESGEGDESAEAQLTEIVNRRNHLAREVYASDDLARAGAIVSVEHNGGPKIYRGYVHPGEAPALDRSGLLAQNDAHALAVPAPTHSATLVEDLTAQRTAAMRLELANNHHVALASVVHTLLLQTVLSHSRDHSCLDIVLTSKSLAARMKVPQNSLGLAGLAELSERFGDQVPGNPADIFQWCLERDQHELVELLAFAAAHAIDAVKDKYDFRKKQRAHGDALAQALNLDMTMYFEATAESYFNHLTRDGIEVALTEIRGPDFASGIARMKKAEAAAYAEAQTKGTGWLPAPLRSATTAQDDGGDAGLGSDENENAGFDDAPDIIADNADLGS